DNA from Ignavibacteriales bacterium:
AAATTCAGCGAATGTCATTTCATAGAGTTTATGGCTTGTCCAGGCGGTTGTCTTGGCGGAGGCGGTCAGCCAATTCCAACAAATGAAGAAATAAGAAAGATGCGAGCAAAAGCTATTTATGATGAAGATAATTCTTTACCATTAAGAAAATCTTATGAAAACAAACATGTAACTGATATTTATAATGAGTTTTTAACTGACGGACCTTGCGGGCATATTTTCACAAACTTCTTCACACCAGCTATGTGAAGAGAGGTAAGTATATAGCTTAAAATTGTATATTTAAACCGGGCAGAAAAATATATATTAAGTTCTGCCTGGTTTTATTTTTTTAACAGAAGTAAAAATGTTTGATCTAATTCCAGCTTGGGCAAAGCATTACGAAGAATTTTGGTTAACAATACGGAATAGAAATCTTTGGTTTATAAAACTTCGTTATGCCGCAGTTGTAATGCTTCTCTTCTTTATAATTTTCCCAAAATACTTTTTAGGCATTTCGCTTTCTGATGATCAGCAAACAGCCCTATTAATAATTACTTTTTCAATTTTTGTTTACAATATTCTTTTTCATATCATGAGGAGATTATTGGAACATGATGCAGATAAATTTAATCCACTTCATCTATCTTTGCTGCAAATGATTGCCGATTTGACATCTCTAATGCTTGTGGTTTATTTTACAGGAAGTGTTGAATCACCGCTGCTTCTGTTTTTTGTCATTCAAGATGATTGTTGGCAGTTTAATTTTACCTGGGTTTGTTATTTATACTTTTCCGTTTTTATAGTGCTTGCATTCTGGGGAATTACAGTTGGTGAGTATTACTCAATAATACCGCATTACCATATCATCGGGTTTCTTCCTTTCTCACTCCACCAACAATTTAATTATGTACTGGCAATTAATGTAAGCTTTGCCTTTTTGGTTTTTATGATTGTTTTAATTGCAAATAAAATGGCTAACCAACTTTACATTCGTGAACAGCAGTTACTTGAGTCAATTGATAAAATAAACGCTGCAGAAAAAGAAAAACAAAAATATATTTCCGGTATTGTACACGAAATTAAACTCCACTTGCTGCAGTACATTCCTATCTTGATTTAATACTTCAGAAGTTTCTTGGACCTTTAGATGAAGTTGTAGAAGAAAAACTTATCCGTGCGCGTAAAAGGTCTGATGAAGCAATTGAACTGATTAACAACGTATTAAAAATTTCTAAACTTAGACTTGAAGATTCATTTATTAAAGAAGAAGTAGATATTGCCTCAATACTTGCAAGAGCAATTAAAGTTGCAAAGGTTAATGCTGAAGCTAAAGGTGTAAAGCTTTCTTTAATCAATAACTGGAAAGAAAAACATCCAATTGAAGGGGATCCATTCTTGATTCAGATTGCGTTATCAAACATAATTAGTAATGCAATTAAGTATAATAATATGGATGGCCTGGTTGAGATAACTATTGAAAAAGATAAAAATGATTTAGTGATAAAAGTTTGTGATGACGGTATGGGAATTCCTAAAGAAGAACTTGACAAGATATTTACTGATTTTTTAGAGCCAGCAATATAAAACACATCGGAGTTGAGGGTTCTGGATTGGGTCTATCTGTCGTTAAACAAATTGTAGAAAGACATAGGAACAATAGATGTTCAAAGTCCATCGCATCTATCTACAAATAAATATCCCGGAACCTGCGTGAAAATTACTTTGCCTTTCAAATCTTAACATTCCATTATTTTTGATTTATAGTTGCCCCCAGATTAGTCATTTCGA
Protein-coding regions in this window:
- a CDS encoding sensor histidine kinase, giving the protein MIQIALSNIISNAIKYNNMDGLVEITIEKDKNDLVIKVCDDGMGIPKEELDKIFTDFLEPAI